A single window of Sphingobacteriales bacterium DNA harbors:
- a CDS encoding metallophosphoesterase family protein, producing the protein MKIALISDTHNSLDPIIEQNLHLCDEIWHAGDIGTRYFYEKLESIKPIRAVFGNIDGFALRIFLPEIQLIDLEGVKVLMTHIGGYPGRYAKGIKEKLKDFRPDLFISGHSHILKIIPDHELNLLHINPGAAGNYGFHKVNTMVYFEIKEGRIYDLKIIEGKKRNVL; encoded by the coding sequence ATGAAAATAGCCTTAATCAGCGATACCCACAACAGCCTTGACCCGATCATTGAGCAAAACCTTCACCTGTGTGATGAAATCTGGCACGCTGGCGACATCGGAACCCGTTACTTTTATGAGAAACTGGAATCCATTAAACCCATCAGGGCAGTTTTTGGAAATATTGACGGATTTGCTCTTCGGATATTTTTACCTGAAATTCAACTGATTGATTTGGAAGGGGTGAAAGTACTGATGACCCATATTGGCGGTTATCCCGGCCGTTATGCCAAAGGGATTAAAGAGAAATTGAAGGATTTCCGCCCCGATTTGTTCATTTCAGGTCATTCCCATATTCTTAAGATCATTCCCGACCATGAACTTAACCTGCTACATATCAATCCGGGAGCTGCCGGGAACTATGGCTTTCATAAGGTGAATACCATGGTTTATTTTGAAATAAAAGAGGGAAGGATTTATGACTTAAAAATCATCGAAGGCAAAAAAAGAAATGTACTATGA
- a CDS encoding EamA family transporter — protein MKNNILAWLILCILVLVWGTSFLLIKKAIIFYSPVETGLLRVSFAFLLFLPFVWKQFRKVTFKQTMLCFLSGAVGIATPAILFAWAETGIDSATAGVLNSLTTLFTLIIGLLFFKTRTRWYNVVGVMIGLAGAVGLISVSGGNDFQFNFHYAMMVLMATICYAFNTNVVKTWLKEVDPVSITVFSVFFTGIITSFILLFFTEFIPETIQSPEKLEGIGYIAILGMIGTGISMLLFNRLIKMTTAVFAASVTYLMPIVALMWGIWDGEKIGLTQFLWIFLILAGVLLVNTRQSKWLKRLGINP, from the coding sequence ATGAAAAACAACATATTGGCATGGCTGATTTTGTGCATCCTTGTGCTGGTTTGGGGCACATCCTTCCTGTTAATCAAAAAAGCCATTATATTTTACTCTCCTGTTGAAACCGGATTACTCAGGGTCAGTTTTGCATTTTTACTCTTTCTGCCTTTTGTCTGGAAACAGTTCAGGAAGGTTACGTTTAAACAAACCATGCTCTGTTTTCTTTCGGGAGCAGTCGGTATTGCAACTCCAGCCATCCTGTTTGCATGGGCAGAAACAGGCATCGACAGCGCAACTGCCGGGGTACTGAACTCGCTGACCACCCTTTTCACCCTGATTATCGGCTTGTTGTTCTTTAAAACCAGAACAAGATGGTACAATGTTGTGGGTGTCATGATCGGGCTGGCAGGAGCAGTCGGTTTAATTTCCGTCAGCGGAGGCAATGATTTTCAGTTCAATTTTCACTATGCCATGATGGTGCTGATGGCTACCATTTGTTATGCATTCAATACCAATGTGGTTAAAACCTGGCTGAAAGAAGTCGATCCGGTTTCCATCACCGTATTCTCGGTATTCTTTACAGGAATCATTACCTCATTCATCCTTCTTTTTTTCACAGAATTTATTCCTGAAACTATTCAATCTCCTGAAAAACTTGAAGGAATAGGATATATTGCCATTTTAGGGATGATAGGTACAGGCATTTCCATGCTTTTGTTTAACCGTCTGATAAAAATGACAACGGCTGTATTTGCAGCCTCTGTTACCTACCTGATGCCTATCGTTGCACTGATGTGGGGAATATGGGACGGTGAGAAAATTGGCCTTACCCAGTTTTTATGGATATTTTTAATACTTGCAGGTGTGCTGCTTGTCAATACCCGGCAGTCGAAGTGGCTGAAGCGATTAGGAATTAATCCCTAA
- a CDS encoding WbuC family cupin fold metalloprotein, whose translation MIKISENLLDKVSSGAKESSRKRQHFNFHQNYQESIQRLINAFEPDSYFRPHNHTDSGITEILILIRGSFVVVIFDDFGEILDYSVISKDSGCYGVEIQPHEWHSTIALEPETVMYEVKQGPFDENRAKVFAPWSPEENSEESKQFNQLILKKLGINS comes from the coding sequence ATGATTAAAATTTCCGAAAACTTACTCGATAAAGTCAGCAGTGGAGCAAAAGAAAGCAGCAGAAAGCGTCAGCATTTTAATTTTCATCAAAACTATCAGGAAAGCATACAGCGGTTGATCAATGCTTTCGAGCCTGACAGCTATTTCCGGCCTCATAATCATACCGATTCGGGCATTACGGAAATTCTGATCCTGATAAGAGGAAGTTTTGTGGTTGTCATTTTTGATGATTTTGGTGAGATACTGGATTATAGTGTTATCAGTAAAGATAGTGGATGCTATGGCGTTGAAATACAGCCACATGAATGGCATTCAACCATTGCCCTTGAACCGGAAACGGTTATGTATGAAGTAAAGCAAGGCCCTTTTGATGAAAACAGGGCAAAAGTATTTGCTCCATGGTCTCCTGAAGAGAATTCTGAAGAATCAAAACAATTTAATCAGTTGATATTAAAAAAATTAGGGATTAATTCCTAA
- a CDS encoding bifunctional 5,10-methylenetetrahydrofolate dehydrogenase/5,10-methenyltetrahydrofolate cyclohydrolase yields the protein MILLDGKQVAEKIRGTLKEECRQMVESGMKPPSLAVVLVGNNPSSETYVRNKLKACEETGFHSRLIRLPDNVSEQKLMETIDLLNEENETDGFIIQTPLPPHIREENIIIRIQAEKDVDGFHPENLGKMMRGLPALLPATPKGIVDLLYHYHIETTGKHCVILGRSLIVGTPLAVMLSRKANPGNCTVTILHSQSKNIPELTQQADILVAAIGKAHFVTADMVKDGAVVIDVGTNSIPDNSKKSGYRLTGDVDFEQVSPKCSYISPVPGGVGPMTIAGLLQNTLQAAKNRRSMK from the coding sequence ATGATATTATTGGATGGCAAACAGGTAGCTGAAAAAATCAGGGGCACACTAAAAGAGGAGTGCAGGCAAATGGTTGAATCAGGCATGAAACCACCCTCACTTGCCGTGGTTTTGGTTGGGAATAATCCATCGAGCGAAACCTATGTTCGCAACAAACTGAAAGCTTGTGAAGAAACAGGATTTCATTCCCGTCTTATCCGCCTTCCGGATAATGTCTCTGAGCAAAAGCTTATGGAAACAATTGACTTGCTGAATGAAGAAAATGAAACTGACGGGTTTATAATTCAGACACCCCTTCCGCCTCATATCAGGGAAGAAAACATTATCATCAGAATACAGGCAGAAAAAGATGTGGACGGATTTCACCCTGAAAATCTGGGAAAAATGATGAGAGGCCTTCCCGCCCTCCTGCCAGCCACACCAAAGGGAATTGTGGATTTATTATATCACTACCATATCGAAACAACCGGAAAGCACTGCGTTATTCTTGGAAGAAGCCTGATTGTAGGTACTCCGCTTGCAGTTATGCTCAGCAGAAAGGCAAATCCCGGAAACTGTACAGTTACCATCCTGCACAGTCAGTCGAAAAACATACCTGAACTTACACAACAGGCCGATATCCTCGTGGCTGCCATTGGAAAAGCGCATTTTGTTACGGCTGATATGGTAAAAGATGGAGCAGTGGTCATCGATGTCGGGACTAATTCCATCCCCGATAACAGCAAAAAAAGTGGTTACCGGCTAACAGGAGATGTTGATTTTGAGCAGGTTTCACCAAAATGCAGTTACATCAGTCCTGTTCCGGGAGGTGTCGGGCCAATGACCATTGCTGGTTTGCTTCAAAACACACTTCAGGCTGCCAAAAACAGGCGTTCGATGAAGTAA
- a CDS encoding DUF3575 domain-containing protein, with amino-acid sequence MKFKFLLISCLLFCFKTSHAQFTLKANLPSLVFNNLSLSGEYVFNDNNSLSLSAGFHYPKGTLFPAADVKQWRYNLRGYFINPEFRFYVNHEANHGFYLGPYLRYSHLTSKWNGKISYDSVNLVDYTVKLKLTEKGIGLQFGYNFRLSDRLSLDFAFGGLRFSWFDFSGNFTGLIDEKAILDVIGIDGLDQNGLFGLGQMLFNFINDKATVHLPFGFVMLRTALSIGYTF; translated from the coding sequence ATGAAATTCAAATTTTTGCTGATTTCCTGCCTGTTGTTTTGTTTCAAAACTTCTCATGCACAATTTACCCTGAAAGCCAATCTTCCCTCACTGGTCTTTAATAATCTTTCACTTTCAGGAGAATATGTTTTCAACGACAACAACAGCCTGAGTCTCTCTGCAGGCTTTCACTATCCCAAAGGCACCTTGTTCCCTGCTGCTGATGTCAAGCAGTGGAGGTACAATCTGAGGGGATATTTTATCAATCCGGAATTCAGGTTTTATGTCAATCATGAAGCCAATCACGGATTCTATTTAGGTCCCTATCTCAGGTATTCCCATCTGACTTCGAAATGGAATGGGAAAATAAGCTACGACAGTGTTAATCTGGTTGATTATACCGTAAAACTAAAACTTACGGAAAAAGGCATAGGACTGCAATTTGGCTATAATTTCAGGCTTTCCGACAGGTTGAGCCTTGATTTTGCCTTTGGCGGACTTCGCTTTTCCTGGTTCGATTTCAGCGGAAATTTTACCGGATTAATTGACGAAAAAGCCATTCTTGATGTCATTGGCATTGACGGCCTTGACCAGAACGGACTCTTTGGCCTGGGACAAATGTTATTTAACTTCATTAACGACAAAGCCACCGTTCATCTGCCGTTCGGATTTGTCATGCTGCGGACAGCCCTTTCCATTGGCTATACCTTCTGA
- the rlmB gene encoding 23S rRNA (guanosine(2251)-2'-O)-methyltransferase RlmB — protein MNKKFHTGKQKMTKNPLVVAGIHAMEEALSSGKTLSKVFFQRDAGNEKIRLLEKTCRQQNIPVVFVPKEKLNRISRANHQGIIGMLSPIDFHNLENLTQQLFEEGKNPVFVLFDRITDVRNVGAIARSAYFFGIHALILPAKESAAINDEAVKTSAGALLKVPVCLSFNLVQTLKFLKNSGFQIIAAHEKAEKNVAETDFSLPTVIILGSENEGIQMQLLAHVSGEVSIPGMGEFDSLNVSVAAGIIFYEIIQQRNSKLS, from the coding sequence ATGAATAAAAAATTTCACACCGGTAAACAAAAGATGACAAAAAACCCATTGGTTGTTGCAGGAATTCATGCGATGGAGGAAGCCCTGTCGTCAGGGAAAACACTGAGTAAAGTTTTTTTTCAGCGTGATGCAGGCAACGAAAAAATCAGGTTGCTTGAAAAAACCTGCAGGCAGCAGAATATTCCCGTTGTTTTCGTTCCTAAAGAAAAATTAAACCGCATCAGCCGTGCCAACCATCAGGGAATCATTGGCATGCTCTCCCCCATTGATTTTCATAATCTTGAAAACCTGACACAACAATTGTTTGAAGAAGGTAAAAATCCTGTTTTTGTTCTTTTCGACAGAATAACTGATGTAAGGAATGTAGGAGCTATTGCAAGATCAGCATATTTCTTTGGTATTCACGCACTTATACTTCCTGCAAAGGAATCGGCTGCCATTAATGATGAAGCCGTTAAAACCTCAGCAGGCGCCTTGCTGAAAGTTCCGGTTTGCCTGAGTTTCAACCTTGTTCAAACCTTGAAATTCCTGAAAAACAGCGGATTTCAGATTATTGCTGCCCACGAAAAAGCAGAAAAAAATGTTGCTGAAACCGATTTCAGTCTTCCCACTGTCATTATCTTAGGCTCTGAAAATGAAGGAATTCAAATGCAGCTACTGGCTCATGTCAGTGGGGAAGTCAGTATCCCCGGCATGGGAGAATTTGATTCTTTAAACGTTTCAGTGGCGGCAGGAATTATTTTTTATGAAATAATACAGCAAAGGAATTCAAAGCTTTCATGA
- a CDS encoding DUF1858 domain-containing protein, whose amino-acid sequence MIDKDIRIEDLVEKYPDSIAFLAEKGIRCIRCGEPVWGSLESAAAEKGFNEKDITKLVEELNRFLKINE is encoded by the coding sequence ATGATTGATAAAGACATCAGAATAGAAGATTTGGTGGAGAAATATCCTGACAGTATTGCCTTTCTGGCTGAAAAAGGGATACGTTGCATCAGATGTGGAGAACCTGTCTGGGGTAGTCTGGAATCGGCTGCGGCTGAAAAAGGTTTTAATGAAAAGGATATTACAAAACTTGTCGAGGAACTTAACCGATTTTTAAAGATAAACGAATGA